A window of Desulfuromonas soudanensis genomic DNA:
TTCATCGACCAGGGCGTAGAGGGGAACGGCGATGACGTTGGGCAGGTCGCGGCGCAGGAATCCGGCGCGGACGATCATTCCCGGACGGAGCCGGTCGTCCCCGTTGTCGACCTCGATCTTGGCCCGATAGGTCCGGGTGGCCGGATCGGCCCGGTAGGCGAGATGGATCAGGGTCCCGGTCCGCGGCGGGACACCCTCCCCTTCGAGCTGGGACGAGATTACCTCCACCCGATCGCCGATTTTGAGAAAGGAAACATCCTTTTCCGGGACATCGACCAGCACTTTAAGGCGGTCGACCTGCACCAGAACAGCCGCCGCAGCGCCGGCTTTGACGTATTCGCCGCGGTCGACAAGCAGACGGTCGAGGACCCCGGCCACCGGTGCAGAGAGGGTGCTCTTGGCCAGGGCCACCTGCGCCACCTGCAGAGCGGCGTGGGCGGCCTCGTATTCGTTGCGGGCCTCCTCGACCTCCTGGGTGCTGACCAGCTTCTGGGCCTGCAGCTCCTCCAGACGTCTGAGTGTGCGCTCCTTGAGCTGGCTCTCGGTGCGGGCGCTGGCCAGATTGGCCTCCTGGGTCTCCGGGTCAATACGCAGTATCGCCTCCCCGGCCGCCAGGCGAGACCCCTCCTTCGGGCCGATCCAGCGCACCGGTCCGTCGAGTTCCGCCGCCAGGGTCAAATCCTCCCAGGCCTCGAGGTTCCCGGGGAGGGTGAAGCGCTCCTGAAGGTCTTGGGAAGCGAGGATCTGGACCCGGACGTTGGTCACCTTCTCCGCCGCGGGCTCCTGGACCTTCTCTTCGGCATTGCTGCCGTTGCCGCACCCGGCCAGTGCCAGAGGGACGCAGAGGGTTAGAAGGCAAAAAAGGGATCGAAACGATCGGGTCATGGCGGATCTCCTGTCGATGGGCAACCGGCGTTCAAAGGCCGGTGAAAGGATGCTTGAGACGTTCGATGAGCCCGGCGTCGGCTTGCTCGGCCAAAGGCTCTCTCCCGAGGCCGTTGAAGGCCTGGATGAAGAGGGCGCGCAGGGAGCCCTCCACCTCCTCCGGGGTCCGGGTGTATCCTCCGTACCACCCGGAGAGGGCGACGAGGTAGAAGGAGTAGAAATGCACCGTCGCCAGAAAGATGTCGCAATCCTCCTTGAGCTCCCCCCGCTCCCGGGCCGCCTCGAGAAGCGCGCCGACACCGGAGATGTAGCGGCCGTCGAGCTGCCGGGAGGCTTCCTGGGAAGCGGGACGGGGAAAAGCCATCTCGCGCACCAGATGGCGACCGAACTCGGGGTTGCGGGTGACGAAGGCGAACTGGCTGGTAAAGAGGGTCAGGAGCTGCTCGAGGAGCGGCGCCGCCGGGTCGGAGAGGCGCTCCAGGGCGGCGAAGGCGAAATCGATCTCCTCCTCGCAGTAGGCGAGAAAAATGGCATCCTTGGTGGGGAAATAGCCATAGATCGTCCCCTTGCCTATCCCCGCCTCCCGGGCCAGCATCTCCATGCTGGTCCGCTCATACCCCTCCTCGGCAAAGAGGCGCATCGCCGCCGCCATGATCGCCTCGCGGGTCTGGCGTTTTTTGCTCTCCCGAATGCCGCCCATTTCCCCTCCCGCAATTGTTTTCTCGACCGCGGTCGGATTTTAACCGCGCCCCGGGTTGCGGTCAAGATGTTTCGACCGCGTTCGACTTTTTGCGGTATCCCTGCCGAAGGGGTTGCTATAAAATGGAACCGTGGGATTTGAAGCCGGCTTTCAATCCGGATCGGCCAGAAATCTCTCCATAACCCTGCGGATAAGACGATGAACCCCCTCGCCCTCATCGATAGATACTATCCCCCCGGCACCCTGGCCCACGCAGTGCTGCTGCGTCACAGCACCCGGGTCGCCGCCAGGGCGACGGCCGTCGCCGCGCGCCTGCGCTGCCCCGTCGATCTCCCCTTCGTGGAGGAGGCCGCCCTCCTCCACGACATCGGAATTCTCTACACCGACGCTCCGGAGCTCGGCTGCAGCGGAACCCTCCCTTATCTGGCACACGCCTACAAGGGACGAGAACTTCTCGAGTCCGAGGGACTTGCCCGCCACGCCCTGGTCTGCGACCGTCATATCGGCGTCGGCCTGAGCGCCGCCGAGATCGCCGCGCGTCACCTCCCCCTGCCGGCGCGGGACATGTTCCCTGTCACTCTGGAAGAGCAGATCGTCACCTACGCCGACCTCTTCTTCTCCAAAAACCCGCAGGAAAACGACCGCGAACGCTCCTTTGCCGAGGTGCGCAGCAGCGTCGAGCGCTACGGCGCCGAAAAGCTTCAAATCCTGGACGCCTGGTACGAGCGCTTCGGACCGTGATGTCTCCCTTCGCCCTTCTGGTAAAATGACAAAAATAAAACCTCGAAGTCACTACTGTCCGGTTAACTTTGAATGTACGTCGATAACCTACTGAAAATTATAGTACTTTGGCTCAACTGTTCTTTTCTCGATTTGAAATCGCTTCACCCCGCCCGCGAGTGATATCTTCCTGACACTTCAGGAGGGCATCCATGAACGCTGGCCAGACCGTTTTCAGACAGCTACTTCAGTTTCTCCCGCGTCACGAGTTCAACCTCTGTGCCCGACGGTATCGCGGCGAGTACCGGGCCAAAAGCTTTACTGCATTTGACCAGTTCCTGTGCCTGGCTTATGCCCAGCTATCGGGTCGCGAGAGCTTGAGGGATATCGAAACGTGCCTGAACTCTCATCGGGAGAAGCTCTACCACATCGGATTTCGTGGCGCTGTCTCCCGCTCCACCCTTGCCGACGCCAACGAGCGCCGGGATTGGCGCATTTTTCAGGATTTCGGCCAAGTCCTGATCGGCATGGCACAGCAGCTGTACCGGGATGAGCCCTTGGCCATCGAGTTGAAGCAGCCACTGTTCGCCTTTGACTCGACGACCATTGACCTCTGCCTCACCCTGTTTCCGTGGGCCGAGTTTCGCACGACCAAGGCAGCGGTCAAGATGCACACGCTCATTGACTTGCGCGGCATCATCCCCACGTTTGTGGCCGTGACAACCGGCAAAGTACATGACGTCAAGATGCTTGACGAAATGCCCGTCACCGAAGAGGCCATCTACACGATGGACCGCGGCTACGTAGATTTTGCCCGGCTCTATGCCATTCACCGACAGGGCGCCTTCTTCGTGGTGCGGGCCAAGGACAACCTACGCTACCAGCGGTTGTACTCTTTGCCCAAGGACAAGGAGGCCGGCGTCCGAGCCGACCAAGTGATTGCCTTGGTCACCCAGAAATCGAAAAAGGGTTACCCGGAGAGATTGCGCCGGGTCAGTTATGTTGATAAAGAGCGAAACAAGCGGCTTGTATTCCTCACCAACCACTTTGAAATTGGAGCCACAACGGTTGCAGACATCTATAAACAGCGCTGGCAAGTGGAGCTATTCTTCAAGTGGATCAAACAGCATCTACGAATAAAAGCGTTCTACGGGACTTCTATCAATGCGGTCAAGAGCCAGATATGGGTAGCTCTTTGCATATATCTACTTGTGGCGATCGCTAAAAGGCAGCTTAGCATCAAATGTACTCTCTACACTTTTTTGCAGATCCTGGAGGTCAATCTGTTCGAGAAAAAGCCCATTTCATCGTTGGTTGCGGAAGCGCTCAAGCAGATTCCAGACACCCAAGATTATAACCAGCTGAATTTATTCGGCTATTAACCGGACAGTAGTGCCTCGAAGTTAAAGCTTCAACGCGGAGAGCGCGGAGGAAGGCAGGAGAACGCAGAGAAGGACAGAACCGAACCCTTTTTTTGCTTTAAGCGTAAGACCGGATTTTCCTGTGAACCCGTGCATTGAAATCGATCAGTGAGGAACGACCTCCATGGAAGCCTGGCTGCAAAACCTCTTCGGCTACCTCCCCGGCGGAGCGAGCTACTACCTGCTGATCGGAGCCCTCTCCTTCGTCGAGTCGCTGGCACTGGTGGGGATTTTCGTCCCCGGCAGCGTCCTCATCGTCTTCGCCGGCTTCATGGCCGCCCACGGCAAGGGGGACATTTCCACCCTCGTCGCGGTATCCGCCGGCGGCGCCATCCTCGGCGATCTGATCAGCTACTGGGCCGGCGCCCGACTCGGCGAAACCCTGCGTCAGCACCGCCTGTTCCGAAGGCGCCAGGCTCTGATGGCCCGGGCTAACGTCTTTTTCATCGAGCATGGCGGCAAGAGCGTCTTCATCGGCCGCTTCGTCGGCTTTCTTCGTCCCTTCATCCCCTTCGTCGCCGGCAGCGCCCACATGCGCCCCCTCCCCTTCATCGTCTGGGCCGTGACCAGCGGTCTCCTCTGGGGGGCGGCCTACCCGGGACTCGGCTACGTCTTCGGCGCCAGCTGGAAACTGGTGCAGCTGTGGACCGGCCGCTTCAGCCTGGCCATCGCCGTATTGGCTGCGCTTTTCGTCAGCAACGCCCTCTTCTGGAAATACCTGGCCCCCCGTCTGGCAAAGGCCGGCCGTCACCTGTGGCGGGGGATTTCCCTTCGCTGGACGTCCTTTTTGCAGAAACCGAAGGTACAGGCCTTCGCCGCCGCCCACCCGGCGCTCTGGACCTTTGTCGCCGAGCGCTTTTCCCTTCGCCACGGCGCAGGGCTCTACCTGACTTTCGCCCTGGCCGTCAGCACTCTCTTTGCCGCCCTCTTCGGCGCCCTGACCTGGGGGGTCTTTTATGAACGCCTCTCCCGCCTCGACCAGAGCAGCTACACCCTGGTGCAGGAGTTGCGCCACCCGGTGAGCGACACCTTCTTTCTAATCGTCACCTCCCTCGGCAACTGGCCGGTCCTGCTGATGATCGGCGCCCTGACCCTGCTCTGGCTGATTCTGAACAACCGCGACGTTTCGGCGCTGATTCTCGTTGTCGGCACCGCCGGCGGCGAACTGCTGGTCTTCGTCCTCAAAGCCCTCTTCCAGCGCCCGCGCCCCGCCCCTTTTTTTGCAGCCCTGCAACCCGACTCGGCCAGCTTCCCCAGCGGCCATGCCTTCGTCGGTCTGGTCTTCTACGGTCTGATCGTCTACCTGCTCCTCGGGGGCATCGATAATATGCGGGGGAAGCTGGCACTGGTCACCGGCGGCAGTTTTTTCGCCCTGACCATCGGCCTGAGCCGCATCTACCTCGGCGTCCACTGGCTCAGCGACGTCCTGGCCGGCTTCGCCCTGGCGGCCCTGTGGCTGACGTTTCTGGTCACCGCCGGTGAGGCGCGGCGCCGCTACGGCGGCGAATTCCCCTGGCAAAGGGGGTGGATGCCGATCCGGCTCTCCTCCTGGCTCAAAACGACCATTCTCACCCTTGCGGCCCTGGCCACCCTCTTCGGGGTCGTCGACTACGTCAGGACCCAAACGGCTGTCGACCGTTCACCGCCGCAGGAGCGGCGCTAAGGGTGGAAAACAATTGCCCAAACAGGAATTTTTTTATAGGATAGGCAGCCGGAACCACTGGCGCGTAAATCCTCACCCACGGATCAAATCATGAGCAACAGACTCCCCGCCGAATGGGAGGCCCAGGACGGCGTCCTCCTCGCCTGGCCCCACGCCGACAGCGACTGGCACCCGATCCTCGACGAGGTCGAGCCGGTCTTCGTCCATATCGCCACCCGGATCAGCCGCTTCGAGCAGGTGCTCATCGTCGCCCCCGAACCGCAGGCCGTCGCCGAGATCCTGCGCCAGGCCGGAGCGCTTATGGAACGGGTGCACCTCTACGCCCTCCCCGCCAACGACACCTGGTCCCGGGATTTCGGGCCGATCACCGTTCTGCAAAAGGGTCGGCCCCTCCTCCTCGACTTCGGCTTCAACGGCTGGGGGCTCAAATTCGCCAGCAACCACGACAACCAGATCACCCGTCTCCTCCATGAGGCCGGGGCCTTCGGGACAACCGAGCGACGGAGCATCGGCCTGATTCTCGAAGGGGGGAGCATCGAGAGCGACGGATGCGGCACCATCCTCACCACCGCCGAGTGCCTTCTCAACCCCAACCGTAATCCGCACCTCGACAGGTCCGAAATCGAGGCGGCACTGGCCCCCCTCCTCGGCGCCGATCACTTCCTGTGGCTCGAACACGGCTACCTCGCCGGCGACGACACCGACTCCCACGTCGACACCCTGGCCCGCCTCTGCCCCGACGACACCATCAGTTACGTCCGCTGCGACGACCCGGAGGACGAGCACTTCGACGCCCTCGGCCGCATGGAGCAGGAGCTGCAGGCCCTGCGTACCCGCGACGGCCGCCCCTACCGATTGAATCCCCTCCCCTGGCCCTCTCCCCGTTACGACGAGGAGGGGGAGCGCCTTCCGGCCACCTATGCCAATTACCTGATCATCAACGGCGCGGTCCTGGTCCCCACCTACCGCGATCTCAACGACGCCGCCGCTCTGGCCGCCATCGGCGACGCCTTCCCGGGGCGGCAGATCATTGGAATCGACTGCCTCCCCTTGATCCTGCAGCACGGCTCCCTGCACTGCGTCACCATGCAGATCCCCCGGGGAGTCTTGCCATGAACAGATTGATCGTCGGCCTGGTCCAGCAGAGCTGCAGCGCCGTGCGCAGCGAAAACATCGACAAAAGCATCAAGGGGATCCGCGAGGCTGCGGCCCGCGGCGCCTCTCTTGTCGTCCTACAGGAGCTGCACACCGGACTCTACTTCTGCCAGAGCGAGGACACCGCCGTCTTCGACCAGGCCGAAACGATTCCCGGGCCGTCCACGGCAACCTTCGGCGCCCTGGCCAAAGAACTGGGGATCGTTCTCGTCACCTCCCTCTTCGAAAAACGCGCCCCCGGGCTCTACCACAACACCGCCGTCATCTTCGAAAAGGACGGCACCATCGCCGGGACCTACCGCAAGATGCACATCCCCGACGATCCCGGTTACTACGAGAAGTTCTACTTCACCCCCGGCGACCTCGGTTTCAACCCCATCGACACCTCCGTCGGCCGCCTCGGCGTCCTCGTCTGCTGGGACCAGTGGTATCCGGAAGGGGCGCGCCTGATGGCCATGGCCGGCGCCGAAATCCTCATTTACCCCACCGCCATCGGCTACGACCCCCGCGACCCCGAAGACGAGCAGCAGCGCCAGCGAGACGCCTGGATCACCATCCAGCGTTCCCACGCCGTCGCCAACGGCATCCCTGTCGTCAGCGTCAACCGCGTCGGCTTCGAAGCCGATCCCGGAAGCGGCCCCGGCGCCCTCTTCTGGGGGAGCAGCTTCGTCGCCGGATGCCAGGGGGAGTTTCTCGCCCGGGCCGGCGAAGGGAGCGAAGAGGTCCTCACCGTCGAACTCGACCGGCAGCGCAGCGAGGACGTGCGCCGCATCTGGCCCTACCTGCGGGACCGGCGCATCGACGCCTACGGCGATCTGGTCAAGCGCTACCGCGACTGAGGTTCCCCCGGCTTCCCCCGTTTTTTCCTTCGCTCACCAGGAGTCGTCCATGAGCTTCACCCTTCTCTACTGGCACTGGCTGGCCCTCGGCATGATTCTCATCATCGCCGAGCTCTTCGTGCCGAGCTTCACCATCTTCTGGTTCGGCCTCGGCGCCGTCCTCGTCGCCCTTCTCCTCCTTTTGTTCCCGACGATTCCCCTCACCGGCCAGCTTCTCTGCTTTGCGCTCGCCTCCGGTCTCTTCACCTGGCTGTGGTTTCGTTATCTCCGGCCTCTGATGACCGACCGCACCAAGGCCGGCCTCTCCCGTGAAGCGGCCCTCGGCGAAAGCGGCCAGGTGATCAAGGCCCCTCTCGAGGGACAGCGCGGCGTGGTGCGCTTCACCATCCCCCTGCTCGGCAACGACGAGTGGCCCTTCATCTGCCAGACGCCGACGGCCGTCGGCGACCGGGTCGTCGTCCGGGAGATTTCCGGCAACACCCTGATCGTCGAAAAACGCTAACTCGACAATTGTCATCACATATACATTTCAGGAGGTTACTTTCATGGCAGGGATCGTTCTCGTTGTTATTTTCGTCATTCTCGTTCTCGTCACCATCACGCTCGGGGTGCGCCTCGTCCCCCAGGGGAGCAAGTACGTCATCCAGCGCCTCGGCAAGTTTCACAGCACCCTCTCACCGGGGCTCAACATCATCATCCCCTACATCGATACCGTGGCCTACAAGGTCACCACCAAGGACATCGTTCTCGACATCCCCTCCCAGGAAGTCATCACCCGCGACAACGCGGTGATCATCGCCAACGCCGTCGCCTATCTCAACATCGTCTCCCCGGAAAAGGCGGTCTACGGCGTCACCGACTACATCGTCGCCATCCAGACCCTGGTGCAGACCTCCCTGCGCTCCATCGTCGGCGAGATGGACCTCGACGACGCCCTCTCCTCGCGGGACATGATCAAGGCCAAGCTCAAGGCCGCCATCTCCGACGACATCTCCGACTGGGGGATCACCCTCAAGACCGTCGAGATCCAGGACATCACCCCCTCCAAAACCATGCAGACGGCGATGGAAGAGCAGGCCGCCGCCGAACGGGGACGCCGGGCCACCATCACCCGCGCCGAGGGTGAGAAGTCCGCCGCCATCCTCAGCGCCGACGGCCGCCTCGAAGCCTCCAAGCGCGACGCCCAGGCCCAGGTGGTCCTCGCCGAAGCGAGCCAGCGGGCCATCCAGAAGGTCACCGAGGCGATCCAGGCCAACGAGATGCCGGTCCTCTACCTCCTCGGCGAAAAATACATCGAAGCAGTACGGCAGATCTCCACGGCCAACAACGCCAAGGTCGTTCTCCTCCCTGCGGACATCCCGGCGGCGGTGCGGGGGATCATCGGAACGCTGGGGAAGTGAAGTCGCGCAGGTTCAAAATTCCGAGGGGGTCAAAATGGTGATGTTGCGAAAGTTGAGTGGAGCATTTACCGGAGGGGTTCTCGGCGGACTTCTTGACAGTTTCAATATCTGGGCGATGGGTGTCGTCGGGATTTCCGACCTCATCGGAATCGGGATGAAGCCCGAGTTCGCCGCCCCCTGGCTCTACCAACGGATGATCTGGGGTGGGCTGTGGATGCTCCTTCTCGTTCTCCCCGTTCTCAGGCAACGGATCGCCCTCAGAGGGATGCTCTTTAGCCTCCTCCCCTCGGCGATGATGCTCTTCGTGGTCCTCCCCTCCATGGGAAAGGGGATGTTCGGCCTCGGTTTCGGCACCCTGATGCCCGTAGTCGTGGTGGGACTCAACTTCCTTTACGGTATCGTTGCCTCGTACTGGTATGCTAAGGCTTCCTCCTGACGTCAGGTTCACGCGATCGGACCGCCCGGTTGCCCTTCTTTTCTCACAGACAAAGGAATCACTCCGATGCTCTACGTCATCTGCTGCACCGACAAGGCCAATCATCTGCAGGTGCGCATGGACAACCGTCCGGCGCACGTCGAATATCTCAAGAGCTTCGGTGCAAAGCTTTTCGCCGCCGGGCCGACCCTGAACGAGGCGGGGGACATGAACGGTTCGGTGGTCATCCTCGATCTCGACAGCCGCACCGACGCCGAGGCCTTTGCCGCCGGCGATCCCTACGCCAAGGCCGGCCTCTTCAGCGCCGTGACCATCAACGCCTGGAAAAAAGTTCTCCCCTGACCCGAGAGGCGAAGGCGCAATCATGGAAGTCTCCCAGGACGCCCGCTGCATCGTCTGCGGCAGTGAGAACCCCATTGG
This region includes:
- a CDS encoding IS4 family transposase, producing the protein MNAGQTVFRQLLQFLPRHEFNLCARRYRGEYRAKSFTAFDQFLCLAYAQLSGRESLRDIETCLNSHREKLYHIGFRGAVSRSTLADANERRDWRIFQDFGQVLIGMAQQLYRDEPLAIELKQPLFAFDSTTIDLCLTLFPWAEFRTTKAAVKMHTLIDLRGIIPTFVAVTTGKVHDVKMLDEMPVTEEAIYTMDRGYVDFARLYAIHRQGAFFVVRAKDNLRYQRLYSLPKDKEAGVRADQVIALVTQKSKKGYPERLRRVSYVDKERNKRLVFLTNHFEIGATTVADIYKQRWQVELFFKWIKQHLRIKAFYGTSINAVKSQIWVALCIYLLVAIAKRQLSIKCTLYTFLQILEVNLFEKKPISSLVAEALKQIPDTQDYNQLNLFGY
- a CDS encoding bifunctional DedA family/phosphatase PAP2 family protein gives rise to the protein MEAWLQNLFGYLPGGASYYLLIGALSFVESLALVGIFVPGSVLIVFAGFMAAHGKGDISTLVAVSAGGAILGDLISYWAGARLGETLRQHRLFRRRQALMARANVFFIEHGGKSVFIGRFVGFLRPFIPFVAGSAHMRPLPFIVWAVTSGLLWGAAYPGLGYVFGASWKLVQLWTGRFSLAIAVLAALFVSNALFWKYLAPRLAKAGRHLWRGISLRWTSFLQKPKVQAFAAAHPALWTFVAERFSLRHGAGLYLTFALAVSTLFAALFGALTWGVFYERLSRLDQSSYTLVQELRHPVSDTFFLIVTSLGNWPVLLMIGALTLLWLILNNRDVSALILVVGTAGGELLVFVLKALFQRPRPAPFFAALQPDSASFPSGHAFVGLVFYGLIVYLLLGGIDNMRGKLALVTGGSFFALTIGLSRIYLGVHWLSDVLAGFALAALWLTFLVTAGEARRRYGGEFPWQRGWMPIRLSSWLKTTILTLAALATLFGVVDYVRTQTAVDRSPPQERR
- a CDS encoding HD domain-containing protein, translating into MNPLALIDRYYPPGTLAHAVLLRHSTRVAARATAVAARLRCPVDLPFVEEAALLHDIGILYTDAPELGCSGTLPYLAHAYKGRELLESEGLARHALVCDRHIGVGLSAAEIAARHLPLPARDMFPVTLEEQIVTYADLFFSKNPQENDRERSFAEVRSSVERYGAEKLQILDAWYERFGP
- a CDS encoding YciI family protein; this translates as MLYVICCTDKANHLQVRMDNRPAHVEYLKSFGAKLFAAGPTLNEAGDMNGSVVILDLDSRTDAEAFAAGDPYAKAGLFSAVTINAWKKVLP
- a CDS encoding SPFH domain-containing protein, with the translated sequence MAGIVLVVIFVILVLVTITLGVRLVPQGSKYVIQRLGKFHSTLSPGLNIIIPYIDTVAYKVTTKDIVLDIPSQEVITRDNAVIIANAVAYLNIVSPEKAVYGVTDYIVAIQTLVQTSLRSIVGEMDLDDALSSRDMIKAKLKAAISDDISDWGITLKTVEIQDITPSKTMQTAMEEQAAAERGRRATITRAEGEKSAAILSADGRLEASKRDAQAQVVLAEASQRAIQKVTEAIQANEMPVLYLLGEKYIEAVRQISTANNAKVVLLPADIPAAVRGIIGTLGK
- a CDS encoding efflux RND transporter periplasmic adaptor subunit, producing MTRSFRSLFCLLTLCVPLALAGCGNGSNAEEKVQEPAAEKVTNVRVQILASQDLQERFTLPGNLEAWEDLTLAAELDGPVRWIGPKEGSRLAAGEAILRIDPETQEANLASARTESQLKERTLRRLEELQAQKLVSTQEVEEARNEYEAAHAALQVAQVALAKSTLSAPVAGVLDRLLVDRGEYVKAGAAAAVLVQVDRLKVLVDVPEKDVSFLKIGDRVEVISSQLEGEGVPPRTGTLIHLAYRADPATRTYRAKIEVDNGDDRLRPGMIVRAGFLRRDLPNVIAVPLYALVDEGGRRIAFVEDNGVARLRTVVPGAVVGNQVVIREGLKTGERLIVQGQQLIGDGSRVAAGE
- a CDS encoding carbon-nitrogen hydrolase, with the protein product MNRLIVGLVQQSCSAVRSENIDKSIKGIREAAARGASLVVLQELHTGLYFCQSEDTAVFDQAETIPGPSTATFGALAKELGIVLVTSLFEKRAPGLYHNTAVIFEKDGTIAGTYRKMHIPDDPGYYEKFYFTPGDLGFNPIDTSVGRLGVLVCWDQWYPEGARLMAMAGAEILIYPTAIGYDPRDPEDEQQRQRDAWITIQRSHAVANGIPVVSVNRVGFEADPGSGPGALFWGSSFVAGCQGEFLARAGEGSEEVLTVELDRQRSEDVRRIWPYLRDRRIDAYGDLVKRYRD
- a CDS encoding TetR/AcrR family transcriptional regulator, translated to MGGIRESKKRQTREAIMAAAMRLFAEEGYERTSMEMLAREAGIGKGTIYGYFPTKDAIFLAYCEEEIDFAFAALERLSDPAAPLLEQLLTLFTSQFAFVTRNPEFGRHLVREMAFPRPASQEASRQLDGRYISGVGALLEAARERGELKEDCDIFLATVHFYSFYLVALSGWYGGYTRTPEEVEGSLRALFIQAFNGLGREPLAEQADAGLIERLKHPFTGL
- a CDS encoding agmatine deiminase family protein, whose protein sequence is MSNRLPAEWEAQDGVLLAWPHADSDWHPILDEVEPVFVHIATRISRFEQVLIVAPEPQAVAEILRQAGALMERVHLYALPANDTWSRDFGPITVLQKGRPLLLDFGFNGWGLKFASNHDNQITRLLHEAGAFGTTERRSIGLILEGGSIESDGCGTILTTAECLLNPNRNPHLDRSEIEAALAPLLGADHFLWLEHGYLAGDDTDSHVDTLARLCPDDTISYVRCDDPEDEHFDALGRMEQELQALRTRDGRPYRLNPLPWPSPRYDEEGERLPATYANYLIINGAVLVPTYRDLNDAAALAAIGDAFPGRQIIGIDCLPLILQHGSLHCVTMQIPRGVLP
- a CDS encoding NfeD family protein, whose translation is MSFTLLYWHWLALGMILIIAELFVPSFTIFWFGLGAVLVALLLLLFPTIPLTGQLLCFALASGLFTWLWFRYLRPLMTDRTKAGLSREAALGESGQVIKAPLEGQRGVVRFTIPLLGNDEWPFICQTPTAVGDRVVVREISGNTLIVEKR